A single window of Dendropsophus ebraccatus isolate aDenEbr1 chromosome 5, aDenEbr1.pat, whole genome shotgun sequence DNA harbors:
- the LOC138793304 gene encoding uncharacterized protein: MQLRPRSQKRLFYPPWLNLRSLPLFWQMPQPMRSDSQPGQQHHQTQPEELFGLRTGLAMQLQKQKFAVFRVKENFCLGQNWTNYWRRQEIKRRGFPPPFNQTPIDFFVPKVGVDSVEEDRTEEEEVEDTVNLGATSSTKNPIPIRSHLPSNTGIRVGGRLKFFAQEWKKICGSSWVLRYIQEGVDFDFISRPPTRFVITKSQMGEVGAKTLEKEVISLIDKDVLVPVPHGEIEQGFYSTLFLVQKPDLSFRVIINLKPLNRFLKYQRFKMESIKSTINLLQKNCFMASIDLKDAYLHVPIHKQYQKYLRIAIRINNNLCHLQFQALPFGIAIAPRVFTKIIAEMAAHIREGPAQQKRFLGIDLDSSSQKSYLPEDKIRKLRDTVTAVLQNPRITIRKGMSLLGLFTAAIPAVPWALIHSRPLQRRLLEVWDGSPKGLDKKTVIPHEVTDSLSWWLVEKNLTIGLGWNMYSPILVTTDASPRGWGAHLGELDFQGSWDGSFRDRSSNYRELAAILEALKSAKHYVKNSNVKILSDNSTSVALVNKQGTTKSTALLDLCYKIFSFAEKKSTILISGSPKRNTKHQGRLPQPEFTAPGRMATKPGSFSHDHGLMGNTGGGSIRHKSQPAGDKVLFAVSPGPASSNRRIVTDLEVEANVCLSAVTSSSKGTEEDKAGQGQGDSSGSLLAQKSVVFLPNSDVHIRPMGSPGPSGSSSSGASAASTSGQAPLDGLALERLILKGTTTIDLDKPNLAAILDFLQKGLEKGLKAATLKAHSTRAVSTSWAEKGDVSLEQICKAATWSSPHTFFRHYRLDLSSTSDISFGRRVLQAVVPP, encoded by the exons ATGCAATTAAGGCCAAGGAGTCAGAAGAGACTATTCTATCCTCCTTGGCTCAACTTAAGAAGTCTACCTCTTTTTTGGCAGATGCCTCAGCCGATGCGCTCAGATTCTCAGCCAGGTCAGCAGCATCATCAAACTCAGCCAGAAGAGCTATTTGGCTTAAGAACTGGTCTGGCGATGCAGTTGCAAAAGCAAAAATTTGCAGTTTTCCGTGTGAAGGAGAATTTTTGTTTGGGTCAGAACTGGACAAATTATTGGAGAAGGCAGGAGATAAAAAGAAGGGGTTTCCCTCCTCCTTTCAACCAAACGCCTATAGATTTTTTCGTCCCCAAAGTAGGGGTGGATTCAGTAGAAGAGGATcggacagaggaggaagaggtagagGATACGGTAAATCTAGGGGCTACCTCTTCAACCAAAAATCCGATACCTATAAGAAGCCATCTACCCAGTAATACTGGGATCAGGGTGGGGGGTAGATTAAAATTTTTTGCCCAGGAGTGGAAGAAGATCTGTGGCAGCTCCTGGGTCCTGAGATACATTCAGGAAGGTGTGGACTTTGACTTTATCTCCCGACCCCCCACACGATTCGTAATAACGAAGAGCCAAATGGGAGAAGTAGGGGCTAAGACTCTAGAGAAAGAAGTTATTTCTCTTATTGATAAGGACGTGCTTGTCCCGGTGCCACACGGTGAAATAGAACAGGGGTTTTACTCTACACTCTTTTTAGTTCAAAAACCCGATTTATCCTTTAGGGTCATTATTAATTTAAAACCCCTTAACAGATTCCTAAAGTATCAGAGATTTAAAATGGAATCCATTAAGTCCACAATAaatttattacagaaaaattgCTTTATGGCCTCCATTGATTTAAAAGATGCCTACCTGCATGTACCCATACACAAACAATATCAAAAATACTTGAGGATTGCTATACGGATTAATAATAACCTGTGTCACCTTCAATTCCAGGCCCTTCCCTTTGGAATTGCAATAGCCCCGAGAGTTTTCACCAAAATAATCGCAGAGATGGCAGCGCACATTCGGGAAGGTCCAG CCCAGCAGAAAAGATTCCTAGGAATAGACTTAGACTCATCTTCTCAAAAATCCTACCTACCAGAAGACAAAATTCGCAAACTAAGGGATACAGTAACCGCAGTACTACAAAACCCCAGAATAACCATAAGGAAGGGTATGTCTCTATTAGGTCTATTCACTGCAGCCATCCCAGCAGTACCTTGGGCCCTAATCCACAGTAGACCCTTACAAAGACGCCTCTTGGAGGTGTGGGATGGGTCTCCCAAAGGGTTAGACAAAAAGACAGTCATTCCCCATGAAGTCACGGATAGTCTTTCCTGGTGGTTAGTAGAGAAAAATCTCACAATAGGTTTAGGTTGGAATATGTATTCTCCAATTTTGGTCACAACTGATGCTAGCCCTAGGGGGTGGGGAGCACACTTAGGGGAGTTGGACTTCCAGGGTAGTTGGGATGGATCTTTCAGGGATAGATCCTCAAACTATCGGGAGTTAGCAGCAATATTAGAAGCCCTAAAATCGGCAAAACATTATGTTAAAAACTCTAACGTGAAAATATTATCAGACAATTCCACCTCAGTGGCACTTGTAAACAAGCAAGGAACCACAAAAAGTACGGCTTTGCTGGACCTCTGTTACAAAATATTCtcctttgcagaaaaaaaatctactaTCCTTATCAGCGGTTCACCTAAAAGGAACACAAAACATCAGGGCAGATTACCTCAGCCGGAATTTACTGCACCAGGGAGAATGGCAACTAAACCCGGAAGTTTTTCACATGATCACGGACTTATGGGGAATACCGGAGGTGGATCTATTCGCCACAAGAGCCAACCGGCAGGTGACAAAGTTCTGTTCGCTGTCTCCCCGGGACCAGCCTCTAGCAATAGACGCATTGTCACAGACTTGGAGGTGGAGGCTAATGTATGCCTTTCCGCCGTTACCTCTTCTTCCAAGGGTACTGAGGAAGATAAGGCAGGACAGGGCCAGGGTGATTCTAGTGGCTCCCTTTTGGCCCAGAAGAGCGTGGTTTTCCTGCCTAACTCAGATGTCCATATCAGACCCATGGGTTCTCCCGGACCGTCCGGATCTTCTTCTTCAGGGGCCAGTGCAGCATCCACAAGTGGACAAGCTCCACTTGACGGCCTGGCTCTTGAAAGGTTAATCCTGAAAG GCACCACGACAATAGACCTTGACAAACCGAACCTGGCTGCGATTCTGGACTTCCTGCAAAAAGGACTTGAGaaaggactaaaagcagctactcTTAAG GCTCACTCCACACGTGCAGTGTCAACATCTTGGGCAGAGAAGGGAGATGTCTCTCTAGAGCAGATCTGTAAGGCTGCCActtggtcttctcctcacacttttTTTCGTCACTACCGTTTGGATCTGTCTTCTACTTCTGATATTTCCTTTGGTAGAAGGGTCTTGCAAGCTGTAGTCCCACCCTGA